The following are encoded in a window of Amycolatopsis lexingtonensis genomic DNA:
- a CDS encoding Trm112 family protein, giving the protein MAITLDAQLLEILACPSPDHAPLRPGAPDDPEADALTCTECGRVYPVRDGIPVLLLDEATQPGTNGTSDADSA; this is encoded by the coding sequence ATGGCCATCACGCTCGACGCCCAGCTCCTCGAGATCTTGGCGTGCCCGTCGCCGGATCACGCCCCGTTGCGCCCCGGCGCCCCGGACGATCCCGAGGCCGACGCGCTGACCTGCACCGAGTGCGGCCGGGTGTACCCGGTGCGCGACGGGATCCCGGTGCTGCTCCTCGACGAGGCGACGCAGCCCGGTACCAACGGAACCTCCGATGCCGACAGTGCTTGA
- a CDS encoding glycosyltransferase family 2 protein: MPRTAAPPALRTAPVLAIVVCHNGENWLPLALSSLRRSTVRPRHVLAVDTGSTDATARLLAEAAADPGSDSSPVLSGVITLSSDTGFAAAVAEAVEHATERWGDPGSWLWLLHDDCAPEPDCLDELLRVATKTPSATVLGALGLDWTDPRLIVEAGLSTDASGHRQQIAALGEEPAEVLAVPSAGSLVRRDAWDDLGGFDTGFPLLREDLDFGWRANAAGGIVLSVPTARVRHARAVTTGRRAADAVTASLSAANRAHGLRVFLVNCSPFSFWLGMIRLPLLSVLRALAFVLLRRTGEARAEFAAAAYLLSGRGGLRAARARRRRNPRPGTVRGLFTGRVTRLRNAFRAGVVGLVRRGVESDVALGRVPETVETESAWVTPEALDARETRPVGPGALPAGALRGLSSRGSGLRRPGTLVAVALPETPVPAAVSDEPVVAEPAEETEPELVFVEVNRRRVLAATIFAPPVVLLVVMTALGLVVNRARLGLDLFGGKLLPVGGLGELWSSYLAPWHAIAGGTGAPASATLPVLGTLGAVFAPIGGPAALVAILLLGDIPLAALSAYAATRRLRVRRWVRAVVAATYALLPAATAGVAQGRLDVVVVHLVLPLVAAGIAGLLVHADTRWLHVSALSAFGVALLGAFSPLAHGLALAGLLIGFVVLPAPTGLARRIASVGIVVLLPLALLLPWPTVLLRHPELLVQGLGGAAAAVSGTDLAGLDPGGPGAWPIGVAVIAAALVAVVVRPTKLAAGGLALAALGAGGLVLVRLVTAAPMQGGPAAHGYAGIPLLIVGAGLLWVVLGSWQRGGSAGVPSPWLPQVMAVAGVVVFLALAGGAIAVGGQGPLRAGSRPSLAPEVAAELSASGRSVLDLASDATRQIGGRLPHHGDDELAPTPGTPARLAAWRHDLGQGDAAAVQRTFAAAAAAGVEYVVLPPGADPRAYPPLAKDLVSVAAPTSDGRGVLRLLAPAGQVILISPEQAKAAVTGGGAPGLAPGVAPVQAGLPDVRVRVSDGPTGRLLVLAAEQEAGWKAAVGGKSVPIVPAWGHQVAVSVPPSTSEVTVEYPGTERNLLLLAQLAAVLFTLLTAVPARRRP, translated from the coding sequence TTGCCCCGCACCGCCGCGCCGCCCGCCCTGCGCACCGCGCCCGTTCTGGCCATTGTGGTCTGTCACAACGGCGAAAACTGGCTGCCGCTGGCGCTTTCTTCGTTGCGCCGCAGCACCGTCCGGCCCCGGCACGTGCTCGCCGTCGACACCGGCTCCACCGACGCGACCGCGCGGCTGCTCGCCGAAGCGGCGGCCGATCCGGGTTCGGATTCTTCTCCCGTGCTGTCGGGGGTCATCACACTATCGAGCGATACCGGCTTCGCGGCCGCGGTCGCCGAAGCCGTCGAGCACGCCACCGAACGCTGGGGCGACCCCGGATCGTGGCTGTGGCTGCTGCACGACGACTGCGCGCCCGAGCCCGACTGCCTCGACGAACTCCTGCGCGTCGCCACGAAAACGCCGTCGGCGACCGTGCTCGGCGCGCTCGGGCTCGACTGGACCGACCCGCGGCTGATAGTCGAAGCCGGCCTCTCCACCGACGCGTCCGGGCACCGCCAGCAGATCGCCGCGCTCGGCGAAGAACCGGCCGAGGTGCTCGCCGTGCCCAGCGCGGGCTCCCTCGTGCGCCGCGACGCCTGGGACGACCTCGGCGGCTTCGACACCGGATTCCCGTTGCTGCGCGAGGATCTCGACTTCGGCTGGCGCGCCAACGCCGCCGGCGGGATCGTCCTCTCCGTGCCGACCGCGCGGGTCCGGCACGCGCGCGCCGTCACGACCGGCCGGCGCGCGGCGGACGCCGTCACCGCGTCCCTGTCCGCCGCGAACCGCGCCCACGGGCTGCGCGTCTTCCTGGTGAACTGCTCGCCGTTTTCCTTCTGGCTGGGGATGATCCGGCTCCCGCTGCTCTCGGTGCTGCGCGCGCTCGCGTTCGTCCTGCTGCGCCGCACCGGTGAAGCGCGGGCCGAGTTCGCCGCGGCCGCGTACCTCCTCAGTGGACGCGGCGGATTGCGCGCCGCCCGTGCCCGGCGGCGGCGGAATCCGCGGCCGGGCACGGTACGCGGGCTCTTCACCGGGCGCGTCACCCGGCTCCGCAACGCTTTCCGCGCGGGCGTGGTCGGTCTGGTGCGCCGGGGCGTCGAGAGCGACGTCGCGCTCGGCCGGGTCCCCGAGACCGTCGAAACCGAGTCGGCGTGGGTGACGCCGGAAGCGCTCGATGCCCGCGAGACGCGTCCCGTCGGGCCCGGCGCGCTGCCCGCGGGTGCGCTGCGCGGGCTCAGCTCGCGCGGGTCCGGGCTGCGCCGGCCGGGCACGCTCGTCGCCGTCGCGCTGCCGGAAACCCCGGTGCCGGCAGCGGTCTCCGACGAACCGGTCGTCGCCGAACCGGCGGAAGAGACCGAACCCGAGCTCGTCTTCGTCGAGGTGAACCGGCGGCGGGTGCTCGCGGCCACGATCTTCGCGCCGCCGGTCGTGCTGCTCGTCGTGATGACCGCGCTCGGGCTGGTCGTCAACCGTGCCCGGCTCGGCCTGGACCTCTTCGGCGGCAAGCTGCTCCCGGTCGGGGGGCTGGGGGAGCTCTGGTCGTCGTACCTCGCGCCGTGGCACGCGATCGCGGGCGGCACCGGCGCCCCCGCGTCGGCGACGCTGCCGGTGCTCGGCACGCTCGGCGCGGTCTTCGCCCCGATCGGCGGCCCGGCCGCGCTCGTCGCGATCCTGCTCCTCGGCGACATCCCCCTGGCCGCGCTGAGCGCGTACGCGGCAACGCGGCGGCTCCGCGTGCGCCGCTGGGTCCGCGCGGTCGTCGCGGCGACCTACGCGCTCCTGCCCGCCGCGACCGCCGGGGTGGCGCAGGGCCGGCTCGACGTCGTCGTGGTGCACCTCGTGCTGCCGCTGGTGGCGGCGGGCATCGCCGGGCTGCTCGTCCACGCGGACACGCGCTGGCTGCACGTGTCCGCGCTCTCGGCGTTCGGGGTGGCGCTGCTCGGCGCGTTTTCCCCGCTGGCGCACGGGCTCGCGCTCGCCGGGCTGCTGATCGGGTTCGTCGTGCTGCCCGCGCCGACCGGGCTCGCCCGGCGGATCGCGTCGGTCGGCATCGTCGTGCTGCTGCCGCTGGCGTTGCTGCTGCCGTGGCCGACCGTGCTGCTGCGGCACCCGGAACTGCTCGTGCAGGGACTCGGCGGCGCGGCCGCGGCGGTGTCCGGCACCGACCTGGCCGGCCTCGACCCCGGCGGGCCCGGCGCGTGGCCGATCGGCGTCGCGGTGATCGCCGCGGCCCTCGTGGCGGTGGTCGTCCGCCCGACGAAGCTCGCCGCGGGCGGGCTCGCGCTGGCGGCGCTGGGCGCGGGCGGGCTGGTCCTGGTGCGGCTCGTGACGGCGGCCCCGATGCAGGGCGGTCCCGCGGCGCACGGCTACGCGGGCATCCCGCTGCTGATCGTCGGCGCCGGGCTGCTGTGGGTCGTCCTCGGGTCGTGGCAGCGCGGCGGTTCGGCCGGCGTGCCGTCGCCGTGGCTGCCGCAGGTGATGGCGGTGGCCGGGGTGGTGGTGTTCCTCGCGCTGGCGGGCGGCGCGATCGCCGTCGGCGGCCAGGGCCCGCTGCGCGCGGGTTCACGGCCCTCGTTGGCGCCCGAGGTCGCGGCCGAGCTCTCCGCGTCCGGCCGGTCGGTGCTCGACCTGGCGTCCGACGCGACCCGCCAGATCGGCGGCCGCCTGCCGCACCACGGCGACGACGAACTGGCCCCGACCCCCGGCACCCCGGCCCGCCTGGCGGCGTGGCGTCACGACCTCGGCCAGGGCGACGCGGCGGCCGTCCAGCGGACCTTCGCCGCCGCGGCCGCCGCCGGGGTGGAGTACGTGGTGCTGCCGCCGGGCGCGGACCCGCGGGCCTACCCGCCGCTGGCGAAGGACCTGGTGTCGGTGGCCGCCCCGACGTCGGACGGCCGCGGCGTGCTCCGCCTACTCGCGCCGGCGGGCCAGGTGATCCTGATCTCGCCGGAGCAGGCGAAGGCGGCGGTCACCGGCGGCGGCGCACCGGGCCTCGCGCCGGGCGTGGCGCCGGTCCAGGCCGGGCTGCCGGACGTGCGCGTGCGGGTGTCGGACGGCCCGACCGGCCGCCTGCTGGTGCTGGCGGCGGAGCAGGAAGCGGGCTGGAAGGCCGCGGTGGGCGGCAAGAGCGTGCCGATCGTGCCGGCGTGGGGGCACCAGGTGGCGGTGTCGGTGCCGCCGTCGACGTCGGAGGTGACGGTGGAGTACCCGGGCACGGAACGGAACCTGCTCCTGCTGGCCCAGCTGGCGGCGGTGCTGTTCACGCTCCTGACGGCGGTCCCGGCCCGGCGGCGCCCCTGA
- a CDS encoding metallopeptidase family protein: MATARDYRQRRRLRRDRHGRGLRGTLYPATLPAAASRAERFDALVLDALEPIEARWRHELTKLDVAVDDVPEIRENGHSPADGVLHDGAVPLSRLVPAGVDRTGMPTRARIVLYRRPLEARAKDPSELAELVHDVLVEQVAGYLGVEPDVIEGE, from the coding sequence GTGGCGACGGCTCGTGACTACCGACAGCGGCGGCGCCTGCGAAGGGACCGGCACGGCCGGGGCCTGCGCGGGACGCTGTACCCGGCGACCCTGCCCGCCGCCGCGAGCCGCGCGGAACGCTTCGACGCGCTGGTCCTGGACGCGCTCGAACCGATCGAGGCCCGCTGGCGCCACGAGCTGACGAAGCTCGACGTGGCGGTGGACGACGTCCCGGAGATCCGCGAGAACGGCCACTCCCCGGCGGACGGCGTGCTGCACGACGGCGCGGTGCCGCTGTCGCGCCTGGTCCCGGCGGGGGTGGACCGCACGGGCATGCCGACGCGCGCCCGGATCGTGCTGTACCGGCGGCCGCTGGAGGCACGGGCGAAGGACCCGTCGGAGCTGGCCGAGCTGGTGCACGACGTGCTGGTCGAGCAGGTGGCGGGCTACCTGGGCGTGGAACCGGACGTCATCGAAGGCGAGTAG
- a CDS encoding phosphomannomutase/phosphoglucomutase: MPDLSGIVKAYDIRGVVGEQLDADLVRDFGAAFALLIKPEAPSVVIGHDMRDSSPALAAAFAEGVTSQGLDVVSIGLASTDQLYFASGSLNLPGAMFTASHNPAKYNGIKLCRAGASPVGQDTGLAEIRDTVEQGVPGFEGQRGSVTERDVLADYAAYLRNLVDLSGSRPLKIVVDAGNGMGGHTVPTVFDGLPIDIVPMYFELDGTFPNHEANPLDPKNIVDLQAKVREVGADAGVAFDGDADRCFIVDERGEPVSPSAITALVAVRELAKDPGGTIIHNLITSKGVPEIVAEHGGKPVRTRVGHSFIKAEMARTGAIFGGEHSAHYYFRDFWRADTGMLAALHVLAALGEQSGPLSELTSAYSRYAASGEINSTVDDQVAKMMAVKDAFGARSGVEIDELDGLTVQLPGGAWFNLRPSNTEPLLRLNVEAANAEAVQGLVDEVLAIIRN; the protein is encoded by the coding sequence GTGCCAGACCTTTCGGGCATCGTGAAGGCCTACGACATTCGCGGCGTGGTCGGCGAGCAGCTCGACGCGGACCTCGTTCGCGACTTCGGCGCCGCGTTCGCGCTGCTCATCAAGCCCGAGGCGCCGTCGGTGGTGATCGGCCACGACATGCGCGACTCCTCGCCCGCCCTGGCGGCGGCGTTCGCCGAGGGCGTCACCTCGCAGGGCCTCGACGTCGTCAGCATCGGCCTGGCCAGCACCGACCAGCTCTACTTCGCCTCGGGCTCGCTGAACCTGCCGGGCGCGATGTTCACCGCGAGCCACAATCCGGCCAAGTACAACGGCATCAAGCTGTGCCGCGCGGGCGCGTCCCCGGTCGGCCAGGACACCGGCCTCGCCGAGATCCGCGACACCGTCGAGCAGGGCGTGCCCGGGTTCGAAGGCCAGCGCGGTTCGGTGACCGAGCGAGACGTCCTCGCCGACTACGCCGCCTACCTGCGCAACCTCGTCGACCTGTCCGGCAGCCGGCCGCTGAAGATCGTCGTCGACGCCGGCAACGGCATGGGCGGGCACACCGTCCCGACGGTGTTCGACGGGCTACCGATCGACATCGTCCCGATGTACTTCGAGCTCGACGGCACCTTCCCGAACCACGAAGCCAACCCGCTCGACCCGAAGAACATCGTCGACCTGCAGGCGAAGGTGCGCGAGGTCGGCGCGGACGCCGGTGTCGCCTTCGACGGCGACGCGGACCGCTGCTTCATCGTCGACGAGCGCGGCGAGCCGGTTTCGCCGAGCGCGATCACCGCGCTGGTCGCCGTCCGCGAGCTGGCGAAGGACCCGGGCGGCACGATCATCCACAACCTGATCACGTCGAAGGGCGTACCGGAGATCGTCGCCGAGCACGGCGGCAAGCCGGTCCGCACCCGCGTCGGCCACTCGTTCATCAAGGCCGAGATGGCCCGCACCGGCGCGATCTTCGGCGGTGAGCACTCCGCGCACTACTACTTCCGCGACTTCTGGCGCGCCGACACCGGCATGCTGGCGGCGCTGCACGTCCTCGCCGCGCTCGGCGAGCAGAGCGGTCCGCTCTCGGAGCTGACCAGCGCGTACTCGCGCTACGCCGCCTCGGGTGAGATCAACTCCACGGTCGACGACCAGGTCGCCAAGATGATGGCCGTCAAGGACGCCTTCGGTGCCCGCTCCGGCGTCGAGATCGACGAGCTGGACGGCCTCACCGTGCAGCTGCCCGGCGGCGCCTGGTTCAACCTGCGCCCGTCGAACACCGAACCGCTGCTCCGCCTGAACGTCGAGGCCGCGAACGCCGAGGCCGTGCAGGGCCTGGTGGACGAAGTGCTCGCGATCATCCGCAACTGA
- a CDS encoding site-2 protease family protein — MRPSPVFLGILALTVAGGAMAAFGDINTVFVRDRDPLLIAGVVIFVAAGWVASLSLHEFGHAMVAYRGGDYSVAHKGYLTLDVRKYTDPVLSIVLPLIFLIIGGIPLPGGAVWINRGALRSRGTSSWVSLAGPLSNLAVGAALALVVALVPMAGGLVIAMSYLALLQIVTFILNILPIPGLDGWGAIEPYLPARAREIGAQVRPWAPILLFAVLFFFKPANAALWNGSYALFDAFGGYVDGAQIGFSVFRFWN, encoded by the coding sequence GTGCGCCCCAGCCCGGTCTTCCTCGGCATCCTCGCGCTCACCGTCGCCGGCGGGGCGATGGCCGCGTTCGGCGACATCAACACCGTTTTCGTCCGCGACCGCGACCCGCTGCTCATCGCGGGCGTCGTGATCTTCGTCGCCGCCGGCTGGGTGGCGTCGCTGTCGCTGCACGAGTTCGGCCACGCGATGGTCGCCTACCGGGGCGGCGACTACAGCGTCGCCCACAAGGGTTACCTCACCCTGGACGTGCGGAAGTACACCGATCCGGTCCTGTCGATCGTCCTGCCGCTGATCTTCCTCATCATCGGCGGGATCCCGCTCCCGGGCGGCGCGGTCTGGATCAACCGGGGCGCGCTGCGCTCGCGCGGGACGTCGTCGTGGGTGTCGCTGGCGGGCCCGCTGAGCAACCTCGCGGTCGGCGCGGCGCTGGCGCTGGTGGTCGCGCTGGTCCCGATGGCGGGCGGCCTCGTGATCGCGATGTCCTACCTGGCGCTGCTGCAGATCGTCACGTTCATCCTCAACATCCTCCCGATCCCCGGCCTCGACGGCTGGGGCGCGATCGAGCCGTACCTGCCCGCGCGAGCCCGCGAAATCGGCGCGCAGGTGCGCCCGTGGGCGCCGATCCTGCTGTTCGCGGTCCTGTTCTTCTTCAAGCCCGCGAACGCGGCCCTCTGGAACGGCTCGTACGCGCTCTTCGACGCCTTCGGGGGCTATGTGGACGGTGCGCAGATCGGGTTCAGCGTGTTCCGGTTCTGGAACTGA
- the manA gene encoding mannose-6-phosphate isomerase, class I: MELLRNAVRPYAWGSRTAIPELLGRPVPAPHPEAELWMGAHPGDPSHVIGPDGTERSLLELVDADPVTQLGEKCAKRWGGRLPFLLKILAAEEPLSMQAHPSAAQAAEGHAREEQLGIPRDAANRNYPDPTAKPELVCALTEFHALAGFRAPDRTVKLLKAIETPGLAKYTGLIEAQPDPDGLRALFTTWITLPQASLDSLLPEVLDACVRHVQEHGEFAVECRTILELGEAHPRDAGVLAALLLNRLTLRAGEAIYLPAGNLHLYLHGTAVEILANSDNILRCGLTPKHVDVPELLRVVDFACGEMPVQCGDSGGRLSVYRTDAPEFELSRVEWAAGQDDEISVDSVGPQILLCTAGDLLVTADDGEKVELRRGQSVWLPAADPPVRVRPLDGARAQLFRATAGTCED; this comes from the coding sequence GTGGAGCTGCTGCGCAACGCGGTGCGGCCCTACGCCTGGGGATCGCGGACGGCGATCCCCGAGCTGCTGGGCCGCCCGGTCCCCGCGCCGCACCCCGAGGCCGAGCTGTGGATGGGTGCCCACCCGGGCGACCCGTCGCACGTCATCGGCCCGGACGGCACCGAGCGAAGCCTGCTGGAGCTGGTGGACGCCGACCCGGTGACGCAGCTCGGCGAGAAGTGCGCGAAGCGGTGGGGCGGGCGGCTCCCGTTCCTGTTGAAGATCCTCGCGGCGGAGGAACCGCTGTCGATGCAGGCGCACCCGTCGGCGGCACAGGCCGCGGAGGGGCACGCCCGCGAGGAGCAGCTGGGCATCCCGCGGGACGCCGCGAACCGCAACTACCCGGACCCGACGGCGAAGCCGGAGCTGGTCTGCGCGCTGACGGAGTTCCACGCGCTGGCCGGCTTCCGCGCCCCGGACCGCACGGTGAAGCTGCTCAAGGCGATCGAGACGCCGGGGCTGGCGAAGTACACCGGGCTGATCGAGGCCCAGCCGGACCCGGACGGGCTGCGGGCGCTGTTCACGACGTGGATCACGCTGCCGCAGGCGTCGCTGGACTCGCTGCTGCCGGAGGTGCTCGACGCGTGCGTCCGGCACGTCCAGGAGCACGGCGAGTTCGCGGTCGAGTGCCGGACCATCCTGGAGCTCGGCGAGGCGCACCCGCGCGACGCGGGCGTGCTGGCGGCGCTGCTGCTGAACCGGCTGACGCTGCGCGCGGGCGAGGCGATCTACCTGCCGGCCGGCAACCTGCACCTGTACCTGCACGGAACGGCCGTGGAGATCCTGGCGAACTCGGACAACATCCTGCGCTGCGGGCTGACGCCGAAGCACGTGGACGTCCCGGAGCTGCTGCGCGTGGTCGACTTCGCGTGCGGCGAGATGCCGGTGCAGTGCGGCGACAGCGGGGGGCGGCTGTCGGTGTACCGCACGGACGCGCCGGAGTTCGAGCTGTCGCGCGTCGAGTGGGCGGCCGGCCAGGACGACGAGATTTCGGTCGACAGCGTCGGCCCGCAGATCCTGCTGTGCACGGCGGGCGACTTGTTGGTGACGGCGGACGACGGCGAGAAGGTCGAGCTGCGGCGCGGCCAGTCGGTGTGGCTGCCGGCGGCGGACCCGCCGGTCCGGGTGCGCCCGCTGGACGGGGCGCGTGCGCAGCTGTTCCGTGCGACGGCGGGGACCTGCGAAGACTGA
- the mshB gene encoding N-acetyl-1-D-myo-inositol-2-amino-2-deoxy-alpha-D-glucopyranoside deacetylase, which translates to MISPVPRRLLLVHAHPDDESITTGATIARYAAEGAEVTVVTCTLGEEGEIMPGLAELSGLGAWAADQLGGYRVSELKAACAALGVSRHRYLGGIGRWRDSGMAGTPAASHPRAFTGGSAEEQAAQLAEILDEVRPQVVVTYDAFGGYGHPDHIRAHEITMAAAPRAASVARVFHTVASKNAVRAGLSALRAGTPEYGVPADDELPTTPDEEITTVLDVAAHVPAKVAALRAHATQLAVVDGPVPYFALTNQVAQPIAAKDFFVLAHGPAEGAADDLFGGL; encoded by the coding sequence GTGATCTCCCCGGTACCGCGCAGGCTGCTGCTCGTCCACGCCCATCCCGACGACGAGAGCATCACCACCGGCGCCACGATCGCACGATACGCCGCCGAAGGCGCCGAGGTGACCGTGGTGACCTGCACGCTGGGCGAGGAAGGCGAGATCATGCCGGGCCTGGCGGAGCTGTCCGGGCTGGGCGCCTGGGCCGCCGACCAGCTGGGCGGCTACCGCGTCAGCGAGCTGAAGGCCGCGTGCGCCGCGCTGGGGGTGTCACGGCATCGTTACCTCGGCGGGATCGGCCGGTGGCGCGATTCGGGCATGGCGGGCACGCCGGCGGCGTCGCACCCGCGGGCGTTCACCGGCGGCAGCGCCGAGGAGCAGGCCGCGCAGCTGGCGGAGATCCTCGACGAGGTGCGCCCCCAGGTCGTCGTCACCTACGATGCGTTCGGCGGCTACGGCCACCCCGACCACATCCGCGCGCACGAGATCACGATGGCCGCGGCCCCGCGGGCGGCGTCCGTGGCGCGCGTGTTCCACACGGTGGCATCGAAGAACGCGGTGCGCGCCGGGTTGAGCGCGCTGCGTGCGGGCACGCCCGAATACGGCGTCCCGGCCGACGATGAGCTGCCCACGACCCCGGACGAAGAGATCACGACGGTGCTCGACGTCGCCGCGCACGTCCCCGCGAAGGTGGCGGCCCTGCGCGCGCACGCGACGCAGCTCGCGGTGGTCGACGGGCCCGTGCCGTACTTCGCCCTGACGAACCAGGTCGCCCAGCCGATCGCCGCGAAGGACTTCTTCGTCCTGGCCCACGGCCCCGCCGAGGGCGCGGCGGACGACCTGTTCGGCGGACTGTGA
- a CDS encoding WhiB family transcriptional regulator, with the protein MSWGEIPEQALGDLTELIDATEEEQDWQERALCAQTDPEAFFPEKGGSTREAKRICLGCEVKDECLEYALAHDERFGIWGGLSERERRKLKKRVV; encoded by the coding sequence ATGAGTTGGGGCGAGATCCCGGAGCAGGCTCTGGGAGATCTCACCGAGCTCATCGATGCCACCGAGGAAGAGCAGGATTGGCAGGAACGCGCTCTGTGCGCGCAGACGGACCCGGAGGCGTTCTTCCCCGAGAAGGGCGGTTCCACCCGCGAAGCCAAGCGGATCTGCCTGGGCTGCGAGGTCAAGGACGAGTGCCTTGAGTACGCGCTGGCCCACGACGAGCGCTTCGGCATCTGGGGCGGTCTGTCCGAGCGGGAGCGCCGCAAGCTGAAGAAACGCGTCGTCTGA
- a CDS encoding DUF3499 domain-containing protein — protein sequence MRNVRKCSRTGCLEPAVATLTYAYSDSTAVVGPLATASEPHSYDLCEAHALRLTVPKGWEVVRHEGAFAAPDPSADELTALAEAVREAGRPGKPAPAPEPEGPSGRRGHLRVLPGRA from the coding sequence GTGCGGAACGTACGGAAGTGTTCGCGTACCGGCTGTCTAGAGCCGGCTGTGGCCACGCTGACGTATGCCTACAGCGACTCCACCGCCGTCGTCGGCCCGCTGGCCACCGCCTCCGAGCCGCACTCCTACGACCTCTGCGAAGCCCACGCGCTGCGGCTGACCGTCCCCAAGGGCTGGGAAGTCGTCCGGCACGAAGGTGCCTTCGCCGCGCCGGACCCGTCGGCCGACGAGCTGACCGCGCTGGCCGAAGCCGTGCGCGAGGCCGGCCGCCCCGGCAAACCCGCGCCCGCCCCCGAGCCGGAGGGCCCGTCCGGGCGCCGCGGCCACCTGCGCGTCCTCCCCGGTCGCGCCTGA